The sequence TCAGGGCCGCACTATCCATCAGGTCCGACGTCGCGGTAAATTTGTCATCATCGACATCGGAGACGGCGATGCCTGGGCAGTGCATCTGGGGATGTCGGGACGTTTGTTGCTCGGTGCACCTCCCCCGGAGGCCCGACATGTCCATGTGGAAGTCGAGTTGGATTCGGGGGCGCGGGTGTATCTGCAAGATCCTCGCCGTTTCGGAGCATGCTTTCTTTTTCGCGATGAGTCCGAACTCGGGAATCTGGGCGTCGAGCCTTTGAGCGATGCGTTCGACGAGGCTGCGCTTTGGGCGCTTCGAACCGCCCATCCCCGTCTCGCAATCAAGACGCTGCTGATGGACCAGCGCCTGATTGTCGGCGTCGGTAATATTTACGCCAACGAAGCGCTTCATCAAGCCGGTGTGCGCCCCGGACGCCGGGCGCACCGGCTTCGCCGCCGGGAAGCCAGTGCCATCGTGGATGCCATTCGAGAAGTTCTGGACCGCTCGATTGCGCTCGGTGGCTCTTCGTTATTGGACTATCGCGATGCCGAAGGGAACCCGGGGACCTTTCAGCAGACCCTGCGGGTTTACGACCGTGCCGGCCTGCCTTGTCCGGTCTGCGCCAGCCCGATCCGGACTCGCATGATGGGGGGGCGGAGCACTTTCTGGTGCAGCCCCTGTCAGCCGTGAGCCTTGTTTCCTGACCGTGGGGCGGGGCGATTTGCTCTGGCCGCGGAACCCGCATACACCGGTGATGGTATTGCGGCGCGCCGGGAATCCCGGCGGGGCACATTGGGGAAGGGGTTGCTGGTGGCTGATTCGAACCGGTGGAAACGAGCGGAGTTGTGGGCTCGATGATGTTGTCTCGCAAGAGTCGTCTGCGGCCCT is a genomic window of Candidatus Binatia bacterium containing:
- the mutM gene encoding bifunctional DNA-formamidopyrimidine glycosylase/DNA-(apurinic or apyrimidinic site) lyase — protein: MPELPEVETVCRTIAPHVEGQRISRVVVHEPRFRRPIPLDFAGRLQGRTIHQVRRRGKFVIIDIGDGDAWAVHLGMSGRLLLGAPPPEARHVHVEVELDSGARVYLQDPRRFGACFLFRDESELGNLGVEPLSDAFDEAALWALRTAHPRLAIKTLLMDQRLIVGVGNIYANEALHQAGVRPGRRAHRLRRREASAIVDAIREVLDRSIALGGSSLLDYRDAEGNPGTFQQTLRVYDRAGLPCPVCASPIRTRMMGGRSTFWCSPCQP